The following is a genomic window from Saprospiraceae bacterium.
ACTTTTTCAGTGTTCTTTTTTATAAACGGTAAAAATGTGGTTGAATTGGGCGGGTCGCCCATTAAGGGAATGAGGGTAGCGAGGAATAAATTTGAATTTGTGCAGTTTGTTATACACACCAATATTTTAAACCTTTGGCTCAGAAATGAGTCTAATACTGAAGTAATATTTTATAATATATGAAAACTGTATTTTTCTCACTTTTTTGTCTTTTATGTAGCAGTGTTGTTTTATCACAAACCTACTTTCCGCCCAACAACGCTCAGACATGGAGCACAACAGACCCTTCAACTTTGGGCTGGTGTCAGACGAAAATCGACAGTTTATATCGTTTTCTTGAGTCCAACGATACCAAGGCTTTCATTTTGCTCAAAGACGGGAAAATAGTCCTTGAAAAATACATGAACGGGCATACCGTGTCTTCAAACTGGTATTGGGCATCCGCCGGAAAAACACTGACTGCACCCCTTGTAGGTATAGCACAACAGGAGAACCTCTTAAAAATATCTGAACCCTCATCCAAATATCTTGGTAAAGGTTGGACAAGTTGTACACCGGAGCAGGAAGATAAAATCACAATACGCCACCAGTTGACTATGAGTAGCGGCTTGGATGATGGTGTGGCTGATCCTTTCTGCACATTGAGTTCATGCCTGAAATATAAAGCAGATGCCGGCAACCGATGGGCGTACCATAATGGTCCATATACACTGCTCGACGGTGTCATAGAAAAAGCAACAGGTAAGTCACTCAATCTGTATTTGAATCAAAACATAAAGCCTGTGACAGGCATGGATGGTCTCTTTGTCAAACAAGGATATAATAATGTCTATTTCAGCACAGCCAGAAGTATGGCCAGATTTGGTCTGCTTATCCTCAATAAGGGAATTTGGGACAAAACCTCTGTACTCACCGATCAGCAATACTATGATGCTATGGTCAATACCTCCCAAAACATCAATTTATCTTACGGCTATCTCTGGTGGCTCAATGGCAAAAACAGCTATATGGTGCCTGGCGCCCAAATAAAAATCCCGGGAAGCCTACACCCAAATGCACCGAATGATATGTTTTCTGCTTTGGGCAAAAACGGACAGTTTATCAATGTCATTCCTTCACAAAAAATAGTCATGATCCGCATGGGCGACAATCCTGATAGCGCTTTAGTCCCATTTCTATTTAATAATGATATCTGGAAATATATCAATAATCTGTCCTGTACTTCATCTCTGGATAAGCCTTCAATACATAAATCTACAGCTTTTAAGCTTATCGAAAATCCAGTCTCGCAAATCTTACAAATAGTTAAAGATGAAGTTGATCAGGATATGGTTTCTATTGCAATTTTTGATATTGCGGGAAAACAAATCCTTCAAAATGAATATTACGGCAGCAACATTAGTATTAACGTCGAAAATATAAAAAGTGGCTTATATTTTGCTTTTTTAAAAACCAAAAGTGGATTGCATAATCTTAAGTTTATAAAGCACTGACGCTATATTATTCTCTGTTAAACCAAAATATAATAATGGTTATTTTTCCTCAGCTTTTGACCCTTTTACAAAATTACTATATACAAAAACAGGTATCTCCAATCCGTCAAGGTGTTTAATTATAGATTGTCTCACATCTTTCCAGTCAAGTCCACCAACACCTGTCGCTAATTTAGGGATGGCGAGGCTTTCACAATTTTCTTTTTTGATGTACTTTACCAGTTCTTTTAATGTTTTATCGAGACTGCTCAAAGATGCTTTTCCCGGATGACCTTTATAATTTTCTGATGGTGCTGGTTCCTGAGCCATAAGATTGATGATTCTGATACCACCTACACCGGCCCATACCCAAATTTCTCCTGGCTTTGGATGATGTGTATGACAGTAATTTCTGAATCCCTTCACCATCGAAGGATAGTTTTCTCTCAAACTTAGTGCCAGACCTGAGTCAAAATGATCCATTGGAGCGATACAGTGTGCTATTGTTTTTGACCCGGAAAGTAGGATATCTCCTGTGACTTCTTTTATCATACTTTTGTTATTTTTGGATTATCAAAATTAATTTATATCCAAAAATATGTAAAAAATATAGTAATTATTCTGACCTCTGTCATCTGAAGATATGATTTGAATTATCAGACCGTTACTTTTCAGCTTTGAGTCTGGTTA
Proteins encoded in this region:
- a CDS encoding macro domain-containing protein: MIKEVTGDILLSGSKTIAHCIAPMDHFDSGLALSLRENYPSMVKGFRNYCHTHHPKPGEIWVWAGVGGIRIINLMAQEPAPSENYKGHPGKASLSSLDKTLKELVKYIKKENCESLAIPKLATGVGGLDWKDVRQSIIKHLDGLEIPVFVYSNFVKGSKAEEK
- a CDS encoding serine hydrolase, producing MKTVFFSLFCLLCSSVVLSQTYFPPNNAQTWSTTDPSTLGWCQTKIDSLYRFLESNDTKAFILLKDGKIVLEKYMNGHTVSSNWYWASAGKTLTAPLVGIAQQENLLKISEPSSKYLGKGWTSCTPEQEDKITIRHQLTMSSGLDDGVADPFCTLSSCLKYKADAGNRWAYHNGPYTLLDGVIEKATGKSLNLYLNQNIKPVTGMDGLFVKQGYNNVYFSTARSMARFGLLILNKGIWDKTSVLTDQQYYDAMVNTSQNINLSYGYLWWLNGKNSYMVPGAQIKIPGSLHPNAPNDMFSALGKNGQFINVIPSQKIVMIRMGDNPDSALVPFLFNNDIWKYINNLSCTSSLDKPSIHKSTAFKLIENPVSQILQIVKDEVDQDMVSIAIFDIAGKQILQNEYYGSNISINVENIKSGLYFAFLKTKSGLHNLKFIKH